The Abditibacteriaceae bacterium sequence ACAAAAAAAGGAGTACGGTCGAAATCGACCGTACTCCTTTTGGCCGGAATCACACATCCGGCGCGCGTTCGGCGGGGCTGTGGCGGCGCAGGAAATCTTCAAAAATCGGCAGATACGGCGAATCGGGCGCGATGAGAATTCCCTTTTCTTCGCCGTGATGCAACGCCTGGTCGATTCCCCAGCCGTTTTTGATGGCCAGATGCAACAGCGTCAAAACTCCGGCGCGGCCTCCGCCCTGACAATGCACGAGCGCGGGAGTTCGGCCCTCGCTGGCAATCGCGGCGTGAAAACGTTCGATGGTTGCATCGTCGAGCAATTCCGGCGAAACCGGAATCGGCGCGTAGCTCATGCCTGCATCTTCGACCAAGCGTTCTTCATCGGCCAGAACGCCATTTTCATCGGGCGTGCGAAGATTAACAACGGTGCGAAAGCGTTCACCTGCCGAACGCAGTTCGTCTTCGCTGGGCTGGCCTGCAATCCAGACATCGTCGCTGATTTGTTTCAAGTTTTTCATGTTCCTCCGGTGCGTCTTTCATGGTGATTACAAGAGTCAACCATGCGGCGCTGTGATAGAATAGCTGCGAAATCCGCACCAGTAAACCCGTATTGGAGACTGTCCGTGAAACTTCGTTCTTTTCTCGCCGCGACCGTTCTTTGCACTTCGCCGTTCACCCTTTCGTCCGTAGTCCGCGCGCAAGAGGAAGCAGCAGTTCCCGACGCTGCTCCAGCTACGACTTCGACCGAGCTTTCCGAGGCTACCGCTGAAGCGACACCCGCACAACGCAGCGCCGCTTCGCTTGTTTCCGAGGCGTTCACGGTTGCCTCGGGCGCTTATGGAGACGAAGGCCCGCAAGCCCGCATCGCGGCTGTTCGCGGAGCCGCGACACTGTTGCCACGCCTCGCACCCGAAGCGCGCAACGCATTGACGCCGCGCTGGATTGCCCTCGCGCAAAACAGCGATGTGCCGCGCGTTTCGCGCCTGAGCGCTTACTCGGCATTCTTTGATAACGCTTCACGACTCGATCCGCTTTATGCCAGCGGGATAGCCTACGACCTTCCCGATGCCGCAGCGCGCGCCGGTGCATTCATCGATCTGAGCGAACAGGCCGAAAAAACCAATTATCGCGAGTCACGCAATTACGTCGGTCTCGCGCAACAGGCTGCGCGCCGCGAAACCGATGTCACGTTGCGCGCCCGCGCACTGACGTTCGTGGCCTACCGCATGGCGTCACTCGACCCCACAGCGCGTGAAGCGGCCGTGCGCGAAGCCTCGTCGCAAGCGCGCCTGGTGCAAACACCGCGCGTGCGTGATTATCTTCTCACCGAAGTTGTTGGTGCCGCCTCGAAGTTCGATTTGATTCTCGCGCGCAGAATCGCGGCGGACATTTCCGATGAAGGCTTGAAAAATCTGGCGATTGCACGCACCAACATTTCGGAAATCTCGCAAACAACGCTCACGAGTACAACGCAGGATCGCGTCGCAGCGTTGGCCAAAGCCGCCGCGCGTTACGACGTGCGTGCGATTCCGGTGCTGATTCAATTGCCGCCTCAGCCCGATGTTTTACAAAGCATTTCCGGCGCGCTGCCCGCGATTTATCCTTCGGCCCGTCCGGGTGTCGACGCGCAGTTGCTCGAACGCATCTGGAACTACACCAAGAACGTTGATGCCAGCGTGCAGCGCGACGAACTGCAAAGCCGCGTCGCGCGCCTGATGGTGCTGAACGACCTGTGGCGTGGCCGCGATTGGGGCAAGCAGTTGGCGTGGAAAGGTGGACGTGTTCAAGTCGGCGCGTTCTTGAAAGACGTTCTCATTTCGCGCCGCTCGCAAGTGCGCGCCGGTGCGCTGCAAGACACAGCGCAAGGCAACGTTAATCGCGCGATTCAACAGGCCCGTTCGCTTCCGCCCGCTGCACGCACCGAAGCGTTGCTGCTCATTGCCGGTCAGATTCTCGGCTAAAGAGAAGAACAAGAGTACGGTCGAATTCGACCGTACTCTAAAAAAGCGCCCCGCGAAATGCGGGGCGCTTTTTTGTCTGATTTCAGGTACCGCTGCGCCGTATTTCTTCGCGCTCTTTTTGCCGCAACATATACAAGTAAAGGCTTTCGACTTTCTCGCGCGCCCACGGCGTTTTACGCAGAAACTTAAGGCTTGAGGAAACGCTGGCGTCGTGCGTGAAGCAGCGAATCGCGATGTGCTCTCCCAGCTTTTTCCAGCCGAAATAGGCGACCATCTCGATGAGCATTCGTTCGAGCGTGATGCCATGCAGTGGATTGCGCGGCTGTTGATCGGGAGTCCCCATTATTTTTTCGCGTCGAAGAATCGCACGCGCCGCAGTTGGCGGCTGTTGTTGAATGTTCCGTCTTTTTTGGCGTTCGTTTTCCATTGTTCTTGTTCTTCGGGCGACAAGTGTTTGATTTCGCGACACTCGTCGCCGCAGCAGCCTTCATATTTTGCGTGGCATTCCTCGCACTGAATAAAGAGCAAATGGCACGCTTCGTTTTCACAGTTGCGATGCGTCGCGCACAGTTCATTACATAAATGGCAATGACTGATTATCTCTTCTGAAACTTGCTCGCCCAGTCGATTATCGAATACGAAGTTTTTGCCGCGAAACTTGTTTTCGATCCCCTGCTCTTTCACTTGGTGAACGTATTCGATGATACCGCCTTCGAGGTGATACACATTCGAGAAGCCCTGATGCAGTAGGTAGGCACTGGCTTTCTCGCAGCGAATGCCGCCAGTGCAATACATCACGACAGGTTGGTCTTTCTTGTCTTCCAGCATCTGCGCGGCCATTGGCAACTGTTCGCGAAATGTGTCGCTCGGCACTTCAAGCGCGTTCTCGAAATGCCCGACTTCGTATTCGTAGTAGTTGCGCATATCGACAACTACAGTGTCGGGCTTGTCCGCGAGTTCGTTGAACTGCGCCGCGTTGAGATAGCGGCCCCGTCGCTGCATCGAAAAGTCTGGGTCGTCGATGCCATCGGCGACAATCTTCGCGCGCACTTTGACATTCAACACCCAGAACGATTTGCCGTCATCTTCGAGCGCGATATTTAGCCGGATGCCTTCCAGAAACGAGAACGAATAAAGGTAATTTTTGAAGTCGGCGAAGTTCTTTTCAGGCACGCTGATTTGCGCGTTAATGCCTTCGTGCGCCACATAAATGCGGCCTAGAACGCCGAGCGTTTCGAGCTTGGAATAAAGCTCGTCGCGGAAAGTGTGCGGGTTTTCAATCGGGTGATACTGGTAAAACGAAAGCGTGGTTCGAGGCGTTGGGTCAGCTTCGAGACGCTTTTTCAATTCGGCCTGAGAAACAAGGTTACGCAATTCGGGCATAAGAAAATAACAGAACGGAATCCTTCACCCAGTTTATCGTTTCGGAGGTACAGTCGAAGTCGACTGTACCTCCGAAACAAAAAAGCGCCCCGCATTTGCGAGGCGCTTTTATTTGGCTGGGGAACTAGGACTCGAACCTAGAATCGTCTGAACCAGAATCAGATGCCTTACCATTTGGCCATTCCCCAAAGACTTTTTTAGTCTAAAACGCAAGGAAACCTGCGTCAAGAAGAAAAAAGAAAAGGTCGCGGAGGAATTCGAATCCCCGTACACGGATTTGCAGTCCGCTGCCTAGCCGCTCGGCCACGCGACCATATTGAGCCTTCTAAAATAACGTATCAGACGGCCCGACACATCTTACCGTTCGGGCCGCCTCTCGTCAAGCGATATCCGGGCGCCGTGCCTTAATTGAGCACAACTTTCCAGATGTTGCCGCCTTTCTTGTCTGAAACGAGCATCGTCTTCGCGTCCTGAAACTCGATGTCGCGCGGTGCGCCCAGACCATCGGCTACGGGAGTGTTGCTGCCATCGCGATTCAGGCGCACAACGCGACCTGCGCCTTCTTCCGCGACATAGAGCGCATTGTCAGGCCCGACAACAATTGCCGCCGGGTCCTTCAAACCACGAGCCGCCACAAACGCACGTCCGCCTGGCGTAATCGCGAGAATCTCGCCTTCTTCCTCATCGGAAAGAAACACGGTGCCGTCACCGTCAACAACGACGTTGCGGTAACCGTAACGGGCGCCGTCGCCTTCAGGCGCGAAAAGCAAATCCCATTTGGTGCCGTTCCAACGCAACACGCGCGAGGTCGTGTGGGCAACTGCAATCGCGCCGCTTTTCCCCGACGCCAAACCGAGCGGCTCTTCGATCGCTTCGCCGACAGCGACTGTTTCGCCATTCTGCTGTAAACGCAGCACGCGGTTAGCTTTGCGCTCGGAAATGTAAATTTCGTCCTGCGGCAGCATTCGGGAACTGGGAGACGGTTGTGCAGCGATGCGTTCTACCCACGCTGGGCTTTTCAAACCCGTAATCGCGCCCAATGCTTTGCCATCGCGCGACCATTTCGAAACCTGACCACCGCCGTATTCCGCGACATAAAGCGTATCACCAAGCCACGCCATGCCTTGCGGCTGCTTCAAGCCCTGCGCCCACACGCTTTTCAGCGCATTTGGCGTGGCGGGCGTCGTGGCAGCAGTTGCTGCCGGAGCCGCTGCCATATCGGCACGTGCGGCATTGCAAATCAAAAGCGGTAATGCGACAAATAAGAGTTTTTTCATGTTTTCTCCACTCATAAGAATGAGTACGGTCAAATTCGACCGTACTCATTTTGTTCTTGTTTCAGTGCAGTCTTAGCCGCAATCCGCACCAGTTTTCTTGCAGCCATTCCAGTAGGTGTTGTCTTTTTCCAGCAGGTCGCGCTTCATCCATTTGACGTGTCCATCGGCCCACGC is a genomic window containing:
- a CDS encoding VF530 family protein is translated as MGTPDQQPRNPLHGITLERMLIEMVAYFGWKKLGEHIAIRCFTHDASVSSSLKFLRKTPWAREKVESLYLYMLRQKEREEIRRSGT
- a CDS encoding protein tyrosine phosphatase family protein, whose amino-acid sequence is MKNLKQISDDVWIAGQPSEDELRSAGERFRTVVNLRTPDENGVLADEERLVEDAGMSYAPIPVSPELLDDATIERFHAAIASEGRTPALVHCQGGGRAGVLTLLHLAIKNGWGIDQALHHGEEKGILIAPDSPYLPIFEDFLRRHSPAERAPDV
- a CDS encoding rhodanese-related sulfurtransferase translates to MPELRNLVSQAELKKRLEADPTPRTTLSFYQYHPIENPHTFRDELYSKLETLGVLGRIYVAHEGINAQISVPEKNFADFKNYLYSFSFLEGIRLNIALEDDGKSFWVLNVKVRAKIVADGIDDPDFSMQRRGRYLNAAQFNELADKPDTVVVDMRNYYEYEVGHFENALEVPSDTFREQLPMAAQMLEDKKDQPVVMYCTGGIRCEKASAYLLHQGFSNVYHLEGGIIEYVHQVKEQGIENKFRGKNFVFDNRLGEQVSEEIISHCHLCNELCATHRNCENEACHLLFIQCEECHAKYEGCCGDECREIKHLSPEEQEQWKTNAKKDGTFNNSRQLRRVRFFDAKK